A single genomic interval of bacterium harbors:
- a CDS encoding class I fructose-bisphosphate aldolase — translation MERFIERIEELLGDETSLLTYSCRGISRDRLHLPGPDFIERVLVPTDRPVATLRNLRWMFNTGRLAGTGYLSILPVDQGIEHSAGSAFAPNPDYFDPENIVRLAIEGGCNAVASTCGVLGAVARKYAHKIPFILKLNHNELLSYPNTYDQVEFASVDKAFEMGAVGVGATIYFGSPESRRQIVEIARVFEQAHELGMFTVLWCYLRNSAFKQDKDYHNSADLTGQANHLGVTIQADIVKQKQPENNGGYPALKFGKTDKRVYSELVPDHPIEWTRYQVANCYMGRSGLINSGGESLGKGDLGQAVRTAVINKRAGGTGLITGRKAFQKPLKEGIALLNAVQDVYLAKEVTIA, via the coding sequence ATGGAACGATTCATAGAACGGATTGAGGAATTGCTTGGTGATGAAACATCGCTTTTGACCTATTCATGCCGGGGGATTTCAAGAGACAGGCTTCATTTGCCCGGCCCTGATTTTATCGAGCGGGTGCTGGTGCCGACTGACCGGCCGGTTGCCACGCTCCGGAATCTTCGGTGGATGTTCAACACCGGACGTCTGGCTGGTACAGGGTATCTATCCATCCTTCCCGTTGACCAGGGTATCGAGCATTCGGCAGGTTCTGCCTTTGCTCCCAATCCGGATTATTTTGATCCGGAAAATATCGTCAGGCTGGCCATTGAGGGAGGATGCAACGCTGTTGCCTCAACCTGTGGGGTACTGGGTGCCGTAGCCCGCAAATATGCCCATAAGATCCCTTTCATTCTCAAACTCAATCACAATGAGCTGCTGTCATATCCAAACACCTATGATCAGGTGGAGTTTGCCAGTGTAGACAAAGCCTTTGAGATGGGTGCGGTAGGAGTCGGGGCCACTATCTACTTCGGTTCGCCGGAATCGAGGCGGCAGATCGTTGAAATTGCCCGGGTGTTCGAGCAGGCCCATGAACTTGGGATGTTCACCGTGCTGTGGTGCTATCTGCGCAATTCGGCCTTCAAACAGGACAAGGATTACCATAATTCCGCGGATCTGACCGGGCAGGCGAATCACCTGGGCGTGACCATTCAGGCTGACATCGTTAAGCAAAAGCAGCCGGAAAACAATGGCGGCTATCCAGCTCTGAAGTTTGGAAAGACGGATAAGAGGGTCTATTCGGAGCTGGTGCCGGACCATCCCATTGAATGGACCCGCTATCAGGTGGCCAATTGCTATATGGGACGGTCAGGGCTGATCAACTCAGGCGGCGAATCGCTCGGCAAGGGTGATCTTGGCCAGGCCGTGCGCACGGCAGTAATCAATAAGCGGGCGGGCGGTACAGGGCTGATTACCGGGCGAAAAGCTTTCCAGAAGCCGTTGAAGGAAGGAATTGCCCTGCTGAATGCGGTCCAGGATGTTTACCTGGCAAAGGAGGTGACGATTGCCTGA
- a CDS encoding SLC13 family permease, whose translation MVLVLSIMLAASVLFIGGWLRPDLVALLVPIALSITGVISWGEVFSGFTSSAVIVLLAAFVITETIRQTGLGEILSAFLVRITGHSERSLLFSISLSAAFLSLFMNNIAAAAVLMPAGISAMRRVSASPKRLLLPMAFATQLAGMATLLTTSNIVMSSILRNHGLPAFGLLDFLPVGGPVAVVGLAVMIWLTPRLLPASSEMFLPPEEKGQFIPLAELYGLQGEFHMASVLPDSPLVGSTLASSGLRKVLDINIVAIYRSSGQVIFTPGSKEQLAVHDRLLFTPSCPAAKLTALGLEAESGDDGQRERLMPKKVGLVEAIITPRSSLAHKTLRQILFRQRYGLSVLAIWRNGQPIRQGIKELPLQFGDALLLQGTHARLNQLKTDHDLIVLGRKEDKQPPLGKSWVALVIIAAALACAATQWLPVAETLFIGATLLILTRQITMDDAYEAIDWRSIVLVGGMLPAGAALNKTGAAHLMARLLTDTLGRFGPFALLAGFCGLTVVLTQFIPGGAAIPLIIGPIAISAGLHVGADPRAFAMTVAIATSASFLTTFSHPVNLLVMGPGGYSGRDYVRLGFPLVVLTVILTLLLVPLIYPLYGF comes from the coding sequence ATGGTTCTCGTCCTCAGTATAATGCTGGCAGCCTCTGTCTTGTTCATCGGCGGCTGGCTGCGCCCTGACCTGGTGGCCCTGCTGGTGCCGATAGCTCTCTCTATCACCGGAGTCATCAGTTGGGGGGAGGTATTCAGTGGATTCACCAGCTCAGCGGTTATTGTGCTCCTGGCCGCTTTCGTTATTACAGAAACCATCAGGCAAACAGGTCTTGGTGAAATCCTGAGTGCCTTCCTGGTGCGGATAACCGGCCACAGTGAAAGATCCTTATTGTTTTCCATCTCCCTGAGCGCTGCTTTCCTCTCCCTCTTCATGAATAATATTGCTGCTGCCGCTGTGCTGATGCCCGCCGGTATCTCCGCCATGCGCAGGGTATCAGCCAGCCCAAAAAGATTGCTGCTGCCTATGGCTTTTGCCACGCAACTGGCAGGCATGGCCACCCTGCTGACGACCTCCAATATCGTAATGTCATCCATACTCAGAAATCATGGCCTGCCTGCTTTCGGGCTCCTCGATTTTCTCCCTGTCGGCGGCCCTGTCGCTGTCGTCGGTCTGGCAGTCATGATCTGGCTGACCCCGCGATTACTTCCCGCCTCATCTGAAATGTTCCTGCCCCCGGAGGAGAAGGGCCAATTTATACCATTGGCTGAGCTTTATGGGCTTCAAGGTGAATTTCATATGGCCTCCGTTCTGCCTGACTCGCCCCTGGTTGGCTCTACGCTGGCTTCCAGCGGCTTGCGCAAGGTTTTGGATATAAATATCGTGGCCATCTACCGCAGCAGCGGTCAGGTAATCTTCACGCCTGGATCGAAAGAACAACTGGCCGTGCATGACCGCCTTCTTTTCACCCCCTCCTGTCCGGCAGCAAAGCTCACGGCCCTGGGGCTGGAAGCAGAGTCAGGCGATGATGGCCAGCGTGAGAGGTTAATGCCGAAAAAGGTTGGCCTGGTCGAGGCCATCATCACTCCGCGATCGTCACTGGCCCATAAGACCCTGCGCCAGATACTGTTTCGCCAGCGCTATGGCTTAAGTGTACTCGCTATCTGGCGCAATGGACAGCCAATCCGCCAGGGCATCAAAGAGCTGCCCTTGCAGTTTGGCGATGCCTTGCTTCTCCAGGGTACGCATGCGCGTCTTAACCAGCTTAAAACTGACCATGATTTAATCGTCCTGGGCAGGAAAGAGGATAAACAACCGCCTCTTGGAAAGTCCTGGGTTGCCCTGGTGATTATTGCGGCTGCGCTTGCCTGTGCCGCCACGCAGTGGCTCCCGGTGGCCGAGACACTCTTTATTGGTGCCACGCTGCTAATTTTGACCCGCCAGATCACTATGGATGATGCCTATGAAGCCATTGACTGGCGCTCCATTGTGCTCGTCGGTGGAATGCTGCCCGCAGGGGCCGCTCTCAATAAAACAGGCGCCGCTCACCTTATGGCCAGGCTCCTCACAGACACCCTGGGCCGATTCGGGCCGTTTGCTCTGCTGGCTGGTTTTTGCGGACTTACGGTCGTGCTTACTCAGTTTATCCCTGGCGGTGCTGCTATCCCCTTGATAATCGGCCCCATTGCCATTAGTGCCGGGCTGCACGTCGGAGCTGACCCGCGTGCCTTTGCCATGACTGTGGCCATTGCTACCTCTGCCTCTTTTCTCACCACCTTCTCACATCCGGTCAATCTGCTGGTCATGGGGCCTGGCGGCTATAGCGGCCGTGACTATGTACGCCTTGGCTTCCCCCTGGTCGTTTTGACCGTTATCCTGACCTTGCTGCTCGTACCCCTGATCTACCCCCTCTACGGGTTTTAA
- a CDS encoding sulfotransferase domain-containing protein: MLFYLWREDKIVYLYRRIKYGQPIVIVSGLPRSGTSMLMKILEAGGMQVVTDGLRTADTDNPKGYYELEKVKELDKGTDKAWLAELRGKAVKIVSYFLEHLPNNNNYKVIFIERNLQEVIASQNKMLAHRGVAIDDPAGDEKMIQNYENHLRKVKYMLDHEPHFKVLFIDHSKLLKSPAEEVEKINRFLGGHLDRGKMAGVVDPSLYRNRK, translated from the coding sequence ATGCTTTTCTATTTATGGAGAGAGGATAAGATAGTGTACCTTTACCGAAGAATTAAATATGGCCAACCAATTGTTATTGTTTCAGGACTGCCCCGTTCCGGGACATCCATGCTCATGAAGATATTGGAAGCTGGCGGCATGCAAGTCGTTACCGATGGTTTGCGTACTGCCGATACCGATAATCCAAAGGGTTACTATGAACTGGAGAAAGTGAAAGAGCTTGACAAAGGTACTGACAAAGCATGGTTAGCTGAATTAAGGGGCAAAGCGGTCAAGATCGTTTCTTATTTTTTGGAGCATCTGCCAAATAATAACAACTATAAGGTAATCTTTATAGAACGTAACCTTCAGGAAGTGATTGCCTCTCAAAATAAAATGCTTGCCCACAGGGGCGTGGCCATCGATGACCCGGCGGGTGACGAAAAGATGATTCAAAATTATGAAAACCATCTTCGCAAGGTAAAATATATGCTGGACCACGAACCTCATTTTAAAGTTCTCTTCATCGACCATAGTAAGTTGCTGAAAAGCCCTGCCGAAGAGGTTGAAAAAATCAATCGATTTCTGGGTGGACACCTCGATAGGGGAAAAATGGCCGGGGTGGTCGACCCCAGCCTCTATCGCAACCGTAAATAA
- a CDS encoding HIT family protein: MENINISERIESECTFCRIMRGEVKSFIIFEDENTLAFLDHQPLLRGHILVIPRQHYETFLDLPHHLIQPLFSQAQVLARALELGLKADGSFIAINNRVSQRVMHLHIHVVPRWKKDGLFTRGFVWRRQPYQSQSSILTTQKAIQTALKKLKEQPP; the protein is encoded by the coding sequence ATGGAAAATATAAACATCTCTGAGCGGATAGAATCTGAATGCACTTTTTGCAGGATCATGCGGGGCGAGGTCAAAAGCTTCATTATTTTTGAGGATGAAAATACTCTCGCTTTCCTCGATCATCAGCCCCTGCTCAGAGGTCATATCCTGGTAATTCCCAGGCAGCACTATGAAACCTTTCTTGACTTGCCGCACCATCTCATTCAGCCACTCTTCTCCCAGGCCCAGGTTCTGGCCCGCGCTCTTGAACTGGGCCTGAAAGCCGATGGTTCCTTTATCGCCATCAATAACCGGGTCAGTCAGAGGGTAATGCACCTTCACATTCATGTTGTTCCCCGCTGGAAAAAAGACGGCCTGTTTACCCGGGGATTCGTCTGGCGACGCCAGCCCTACCAGAGTCAGAGCAGCATTCTCACTACGCAGAAAGCCATTCAGACGGCATTGAAGAAGTTGAAAGAGCAGCCCCCCTGA
- a CDS encoding metallophosphoesterase, whose protein sequence is MRIAAIGDLHCKPDSSGMIRQLLKGIDREADILILAGDITNLGQIREMEVLLDELSVFSLPIIAVIGNHDHESDQAEVLARMMRGSGICVLDGNTCIINNVGIVGTKGFCGGFGKLHVQPFGEQALKNFIKTSINEAARIDKALGNLNCRFRVAAMHYAPIKETLAGEEVELYPFLGSSLFADVFDRHGVDVIVHAHAHHGSPHAFTPGGIPVHNVSRFVQSRFGQRAYCLLTVGE, encoded by the coding sequence ATGAGAATCGCCGCCATCGGCGATCTGCACTGCAAGCCTGATTCGAGCGGAATGATCAGGCAGCTTCTGAAGGGGATTGACCGCGAAGCGGACATACTGATCCTGGCAGGCGACATCACCAATCTGGGGCAGATCAGGGAGATGGAAGTTCTCCTGGATGAGCTCAGCGTTTTTTCCCTGCCGATAATTGCAGTCATCGGAAATCATGACCATGAGAGCGACCAGGCCGAAGTCCTGGCCAGAATGATGAGAGGAAGCGGCATTTGTGTTCTGGATGGGAATACCTGCATAATCAACAACGTGGGAATTGTCGGTACCAAAGGTTTTTGCGGCGGATTCGGAAAACTGCATGTCCAGCCCTTTGGCGAGCAGGCTCTGAAAAATTTCATTAAAACCAGCATCAACGAAGCCGCCCGGATAGATAAGGCATTGGGGAACCTGAACTGCCGTTTCAGGGTAGCGGCCATGCACTACGCGCCGATCAAGGAGACACTGGCAGGCGAAGAAGTCGAACTGTACCCTTTTCTCGGATCGTCACTCTTTGCCGATGTCTTTGACCGTCACGGCGTGGATGTGATTGTTCATGCGCACGCCCACCATGGCTCGCCGCACGCTTTTACGCCAGGGGGGATTCCGGTTCACAACGTTTCCCGCTTTGTTCAGAGCCGCTTCGGTCAGCGCGCCTACTGCCTGCTGACCGTGGGAGAGTAA
- a CDS encoding nucleotidyltransferase, producing the protein MNRELPIDRITIGNIRITPEEASVFTRWLTILNEAGVEYVVGGAFAVYAYTGIWRDTKDLDIFLQPGDVKKALNALSRAGFETEVRDVYWLAKVHQRPYLMDLIFGTSSSQFPIDGTWFEYCQPAELMGVRTQLAAVEELIASKVYMLKRDRFDGADIVHLMLAVQGKIDWQRVLIHLKDNREILLIYLILFDFVYPSHSDYLPKELLAALFEQMREGWSKPKRPKAFRGMLLDPFAFAVDCREWGFENGCNLIPLVNDKGERL; encoded by the coding sequence ATGAACAGAGAACTGCCGATAGATCGGATAACCATAGGCAACATCCGGATTACGCCTGAAGAAGCAAGCGTGTTTACCCGCTGGCTGACCATCCTGAACGAGGCAGGTGTCGAGTACGTGGTGGGCGGGGCCTTTGCCGTATATGCTTATACCGGCATCTGGCGGGATACGAAGGATCTGGACATCTTTCTCCAGCCGGGCGATGTCAAAAAAGCCCTCAATGCCCTGAGCAGGGCCGGGTTCGAGACCGAGGTCCGGGATGTATACTGGCTGGCCAAAGTGCACCAGAGGCCGTACCTCATGGACCTTATTTTCGGAACATCGAGCAGCCAATTCCCGATTGACGGGACATGGTTCGAATACTGTCAGCCTGCCGAGCTCATGGGCGTCAGGACTCAACTGGCCGCAGTGGAGGAATTGATCGCCTCCAAAGTTTATATGCTCAAGAGAGACCGCTTTGACGGTGCAGATATTGTCCATCTTATGCTGGCAGTTCAGGGAAAGATTGACTGGCAGCGGGTGCTCATTCACCTGAAAGACAACCGGGAGATACTGCTGATCTATCTGATCCTCTTTGATTTTGTTTATCCTTCCCATTCAGATTACCTGCCGAAGGAACTGCTGGCTGCCCTGTTCGAGCAGATGCGGGAGGGCTGGTCGAAGCCCAAGAGACCGAAGGCGTTCCGCGGCATGCTGCTCGATCCGTTCGCCTTTGCCGTGGACTGCCGGGAGTGGGGCTTTGAAAACGGATGCAACCTGATTCCCCTGGTCAACGATAAGGGAGAGCGTCTATGA